Proteins from one Nakamurella multipartita DSM 44233 genomic window:
- a CDS encoding Rieske (2Fe-2S) protein yields MGTGVALVAAAAGATWYVVAGPTPRPRAGGEEYPEPAGASAAITPLADIPENGGTVFPDRQIVVTRGAGTTVHGFSAVCTHQGCLVSAVSGGEITCPCHGSAFDAATGAVRRGPAQQPLPTVPVSVVNGSVVAG; encoded by the coding sequence GTGGGCACCGGGGTGGCGCTGGTGGCGGCCGCGGCCGGGGCCACCTGGTACGTCGTCGCCGGACCCACGCCGCGACCCCGCGCCGGGGGCGAGGAATACCCCGAGCCGGCCGGGGCATCGGCGGCGATCACCCCGCTCGCCGACATCCCGGAGAACGGCGGGACCGTCTTCCCGGACCGGCAGATCGTGGTGACCCGCGGCGCGGGCACGACGGTGCACGGCTTCTCCGCGGTGTGCACGCATCAGGGTTGCCTGGTGTCGGCGGTCAGCGGCGGCGAGATCACCTGCCCGTGCCACGGCAGCGCCTTCGACGCCGCCACCGGCGCGGTGCGGCGCGGACCTGCCCAACAGCCGCTGCCGACGGTTCCGGTGTCGGTGGTCAATGGATCGGTGGTGGCCGGATGA
- a CDS encoding PSP1 domain-containing protein, translating into MGMLCAVTFSQNGQLHYADPGDLRPEVGEMVMLPTEQGAVAARVVWAAEYSSEDTDGFPKLVGMATEADLAATEQLRRIKARTLVASRRLIREHGLLMKVLSVDPQLAAGKTVIYYSSPETVDFRSLLRDLSATLGTRIELRQLAARDSVRVTGAIGSCGRDTCCSTFLKDFEPITLAMARDQDLPANPMRISGACGRLMCCLKYEHPLYQDFKATAPAIGEDVETPAGPGRVVGHSVPGESVVVKLAADGTRQVCPKASVCGSRKAYESRDLTPG; encoded by the coding sequence ATGGGCATGTTGTGCGCTGTGACCTTCTCCCAGAACGGGCAGTTGCACTACGCCGACCCGGGGGATCTGCGCCCCGAGGTGGGCGAGATGGTGATGCTGCCGACCGAGCAGGGGGCGGTCGCCGCGCGGGTAGTGTGGGCCGCGGAGTACTCCAGCGAGGACACCGATGGGTTCCCCAAGCTGGTGGGCATGGCCACCGAGGCCGACCTGGCCGCCACCGAGCAGCTGCGTCGGATCAAGGCCCGCACCCTGGTCGCCAGCCGCCGGCTGATCCGCGAGCACGGGCTGCTGATGAAGGTGCTCTCGGTCGACCCGCAGCTGGCCGCCGGCAAGACCGTCATCTACTACTCCTCGCCGGAGACCGTCGACTTCCGCTCGTTGCTGCGTGATCTGTCGGCCACCCTGGGCACGCGGATCGAGCTGCGGCAGTTGGCCGCCCGGGACTCGGTCCGGGTGACCGGCGCCATCGGCTCTTGCGGCCGCGACACCTGCTGCTCCACCTTCCTCAAGGACTTCGAGCCGATCACCCTGGCCATGGCCCGTGACCAGGACCTGCCGGCCAACCCGATGCGCATCTCCGGCGCCTGCGGCCGGCTGATGTGCTGCCTGAAGTACGAGCACCCGCTCTACCAGGACTTCAAGGCCACGGCCCCGGCGATCGGGGAGGACGTCGAGACCCCCGCCGGCCCGGGCCGGGTCGTCGGCCACTCGGTGCCGGGGGAGTCCGTGGTGGTCAAGCTGGCCGCCGACGGCACCCGGCAGGTGTGTCCCAAGGCGTCGGTCTGCGGCTCGCGCAAGGCCTACGAGTCCCGGGACCTGACCCCCGGCTGA
- a CDS encoding DUF6529 family protein, translating into MSGTESAGVRDRARWGLAAAGVLGLAVAAMLGAYAMVHPGNGAPVPHFGFASLVAMKTWLSTAAAAFVVVQVISALAMWGRLPGVSGAPAWAGPVHRWSGVIAFVLTLPVAFACVWALGFSDSSARTVAHSIAGCLFYGVFAAKMLALRLPGLSGWTLPVLGSLLTTVLAVVWFTSAFWAIALSGLSLR; encoded by the coding sequence ATGTCCGGTACCGAATCCGCCGGCGTCCGCGATCGAGCCCGCTGGGGGCTGGCCGCCGCGGGCGTGCTGGGCCTGGCGGTGGCGGCCATGCTGGGCGCCTACGCCATGGTTCATCCCGGCAACGGCGCCCCGGTGCCGCACTTCGGGTTCGCCAGCCTGGTGGCGATGAAGACTTGGCTCTCGACCGCGGCGGCCGCCTTCGTCGTCGTTCAGGTGATCAGCGCGCTGGCCATGTGGGGTCGGTTGCCGGGGGTCAGCGGCGCGCCGGCCTGGGCCGGTCCGGTTCATCGGTGGTCCGGGGTCATCGCCTTCGTGCTGACCCTGCCGGTCGCCTTCGCCTGCGTCTGGGCGTTGGGGTTCTCCGACTCGTCCGCCCGCACGGTGGCGCACTCCATCGCCGGGTGCCTGTTCTACGGGGTGTTCGCGGCCAAGATGCTGGCGCTGCGACTGCCCGGCCTGTCCGGCTGGACGCTGCCGGTGCTCGGCAGCCTGCTGACCACCGTGCTGGCCGTCGTGTGGTTCACCTCAGCGTTCTGGGCCATCGCCCTGTCCGGGCTCTCCCTGCGATGA